From Clarias gariepinus isolate MV-2021 ecotype Netherlands chromosome 2, CGAR_prim_01v2, whole genome shotgun sequence, one genomic window encodes:
- the LOC128506349 gene encoding E3 ubiquitin-protein ligase TRIM16-like yields MAETIISVDQRQFVCPVCLDLLKDPVTLHCGHSFCKVCINGCWDQEDHISASRCPQCRDIFTTRPVLRRNNMLAEVVEKLKKKTEVQVASPAHCYAEPGDVECDFCVGRKRKAPKSCLTCLASLCETHLKPHLEVPALKKHRLVEASKKLEEEICSEHHKLIEIYCRTDQSGICSLCMLDKHKGHDAVVAERAKKQLSAQTAVEIRAERLMEQLEDELFNLPKALASGHQSLTPERPDSRISSISVQQYLSFDGVMNSFSDLKKRLKEYVEDAQSLLTEPQSRDEFLKHFSSLTLDPNTAHCKVILSENNRAVKYSENEQQYPDHPERFESWYQVLSKESISGRCYWEVEWESDIGVAIAVVCKAIDRKGEGEECAFALTNQAWSLEFPSETSGCFYHNNIQTDLRAPLSSRIGVYVDHSAGTLSFYSVSDTMKLLHRVHTTFTQPLCAGFGFYRGGWSESEAVIRMCDPK; encoded by the exons ATGGCTGAAACCATTATTTCTGTGGATCAGAGGCAGTTCgtctgtccagtgtgtctggatctCCTGAAGGATCCAGTGACTCTCCactgtggtcacagtttctgtaaggtgtgtattaatggCTGCTGGGATCAGGAGGATCATATTAGTGCTTCCAGATGTCCTCAGTGCAGAGACATTTTCACTACAAGGCCTGTTCTACGCAGAAACAACATGCTGGCTGAAGTGGTGGAGAAACtgaagaagaagactgaagtCCAAGTTGCTTCTCCTGCTCACTGTTACGCTGAacctggagatgtggagtgtgatttcTGCGTAGGGAGAAAACGGAAAGCCCCCAAGTCCTGTCTGACGTGTCTGGCTTCTCTTTGTGAAACTCATCTGAAACCTCATCTAGAAGTTCCTGCTTTGAAAAAACACAGATTAGTTGAAGCCTCAAAAAAACTCGAAGAGGAGATCTGCTCTGAACATCACAAGCTGATTGAGATCTACTGCCGTACTGATCAAAGTGGGATTTGCTCATTGTGCATGTTGGATAAACATAAAGGCCATGACGCTGTTGTAGCGGAAAGAGCTAAAAAGCAG TTGAGTGCACAGACAGCAGTGGAAATTCGAGCTGAACGACTCATGGAGCAACTGGAAGATGAGCTCTTTAATCTTCCGAAG GCTTTGGCTTCTGGACATCAATCGCTCACACCTGAAAGACCAGATTCTCGAATATCCAGCATCAGTGTCCAACAATATCTCTCGTTTGATGGAGTGATGAATTCTTTCTCAGATCTAAAGAAGAGACTTAAGGAATATG TGGAGGACGCTCAGAGTTTACTCACAGAGCCTCAGAGCAGAGATGAGTTTCTAAAAC atttCTCTTCtctgactctggatcccaacacGGCACATTGTAAAGTCATTCTGTCTGAGAACAACAGAGCCGTGAAATACAGTGAGAACGAGCAGCAGTACCCTgatcatccagagagatttgaGTCCTGGTATCAAGTGTTGAGTAAGGAGAGCATAAGtggacgctgttactgggaggtggagtggGAAAGTGACATAGGTGTGGCCATAGCAGTCGTATGTAAGGCGATCGACAGGAAAGGAGAGGGTGAGGAGTGTGCTTTTGCACTTACCAATCAGGCCTGGAGTCTGGAGTTTCCCTCTGAAACTTCTGGCTGTTTCTATCACAACAACATTCAGACTGATCTCAGAGCTCCATTGTCCtccagaataggagtgtatgtagatcacagtgcaggaactctgtccttctacagcgtctctgacacgatgaagctcctccacagagtccacaccacattcactcagcctctgtGCGCTGGGTTCGGGTTCTACAGGGGTGGTTGGTCTGAATCTGAAGCAGTTATCAGGATGTGTGATCCAAAGTAA